The following coding sequences lie in one Mycobacterium gordonae genomic window:
- a CDS encoding ATP-binding cassette domain-containing protein, which produces MNTTSPVLTVRSDRSHREFAVGPDVVVGSDLRADLRVAHPLVSRAHLLLRFDQGRWLAIDNNSPSGIFVNGKRVPALDIRDGQTINLGQADGPRITFEVGHYRGDVGALPPTERVPVLTPQDVTRTSVIPTIAPDAPHRPNPQQPPTQAAHPNVQPPTRPAQPHLRPPAPATGDDTVSQAQTGTVRVPHVATPAPAAAARIGRAADNDIVIADVLASRHHAQLSPSPAGAQIRDLNSINGTFVNGIRVGSAILSEGDVVTIGNVDLAFVGGILVRRTEAATRTGGLEVRDIVFTINNNRLLDNVSMTARPGTLTAIIGGSGAGKSTLSRLIAGNTTPSSGAVTFEGHDIHKQYASLRSRIGMVPQDDVVHRQLTVNQALSYAAELRLPPDTSKEDRDQVVAQVLDELGLTKHADTRVDNLSGGQRKRASVALELLTGPSLLILDEPTSGLDPALDLQVMTMLRQLADAGRVVLVVTHSLTYLDVCDQVLLMAPGGKTAYLGAPDRIGDVMGTTNWAHIFAKVGADPDEANRRFLAQKQPPPTSAEPAPADLGAPAHTSVRRQFSTITRRQIRLVVNDRAYFVFLAVLPFILGGLALTVPGNTGFGMASPTSNTPDEAAQILTLLSIAAVFMGTALTIRDLIGERAIFQREQAVGLSTWAYLGAKLTVFFAFAVLQAAVATAIVIVGKGAPTQKALVLGNPSLELFTTVAATCVASAVVGLVLSSIARSNEQIMPLLVVSLMLQLVLAGGMIPVTDRVGLDQLSWAIPARWGYAASAATVNLRELVPGSLSPEDSHWTHSRPAWLFDMAMLAVLSVAYSGVVWWRIRLKRR; this is translated from the coding sequence ATGAATACAACCTCACCGGTGCTGACAGTCCGCTCAGACCGTTCGCACCGCGAGTTTGCTGTCGGGCCCGACGTGGTCGTCGGCAGCGACCTGCGCGCCGACCTGCGGGTGGCGCATCCCCTGGTATCGCGCGCCCACCTGCTGCTGCGGTTCGATCAGGGCCGCTGGCTGGCGATCGACAACAATTCGCCGAGCGGAATTTTCGTCAACGGCAAGCGGGTGCCGGCACTGGACATCCGCGACGGCCAGACCATCAACCTGGGCCAGGCGGACGGGCCGCGCATCACCTTCGAGGTCGGGCACTATCGCGGCGACGTGGGCGCGTTGCCACCGACCGAACGGGTGCCGGTGCTCACCCCGCAGGACGTCACGCGCACCAGCGTTATCCCCACCATCGCACCCGACGCGCCCCACCGGCCCAACCCGCAGCAACCACCCACCCAGGCCGCCCACCCCAACGTGCAACCACCGACCCGGCCGGCGCAGCCCCACCTGCGGCCGCCCGCGCCGGCGACCGGGGACGACACGGTGTCCCAGGCCCAGACGGGCACGGTGCGCGTCCCGCACGTCGCGACGCCGGCCCCCGCAGCGGCCGCCCGCATCGGCCGAGCCGCTGACAATGACATCGTCATCGCCGACGTGCTGGCATCGCGCCACCACGCTCAGCTGTCCCCCAGCCCGGCCGGTGCCCAGATCCGCGACCTGAACAGCATCAACGGAACCTTCGTCAACGGCATCCGGGTCGGATCGGCGATCCTGTCCGAGGGCGACGTCGTCACCATCGGCAACGTCGACCTGGCGTTCGTCGGCGGCATCTTGGTGCGGCGCACCGAGGCCGCGACCCGCACCGGCGGCCTCGAGGTCCGCGACATCGTCTTCACGATCAACAACAACCGGCTGCTGGACAACGTGTCGATGACGGCCCGGCCTGGCACGCTGACCGCGATCATCGGCGGTTCGGGCGCCGGGAAAAGCACCCTTTCGCGACTCATCGCAGGCAACACCACCCCGAGTTCCGGCGCGGTGACCTTCGAAGGTCACGACATTCACAAGCAGTACGCGTCGCTGCGCAGCCGGATCGGCATGGTCCCGCAGGACGACGTCGTGCACCGGCAGCTGACGGTCAACCAGGCCCTCAGCTACGCCGCGGAACTCCGGCTGCCGCCCGACACCAGCAAAGAGGATCGCGACCAGGTCGTGGCGCAGGTCCTCGACGAACTCGGACTCACCAAGCACGCCGACACCCGCGTCGACAACCTGTCCGGCGGACAGCGCAAGCGCGCCTCGGTGGCCCTCGAACTGCTCACCGGACCGTCCCTGCTGATCCTCGACGAACCCACCTCGGGCCTGGACCCCGCGCTGGATCTGCAGGTCATGACGATGTTGCGGCAACTCGCCGACGCGGGCCGGGTAGTGCTGGTGGTCACCCATTCCCTGACCTACCTCGACGTCTGCGACCAGGTGCTGCTGATGGCACCCGGCGGCAAGACCGCGTATCTGGGAGCGCCGGACCGCATCGGCGACGTGATGGGAACGACCAACTGGGCGCACATCTTCGCCAAGGTCGGCGCGGACCCGGACGAGGCGAACCGCCGCTTCCTGGCCCAGAAGCAGCCGCCACCGACCTCGGCGGAACCCGCCCCGGCGGATCTGGGCGCGCCCGCGCACACCTCCGTGCGGCGTCAGTTCTCCACGATCACCCGGCGCCAGATCCGGCTGGTGGTCAATGACCGCGCCTACTTCGTCTTTCTGGCGGTGCTGCCATTCATCCTGGGCGGGCTGGCCCTGACCGTGCCCGGCAACACCGGGTTCGGAATGGCCTCGCCGACCAGCAACACTCCCGACGAAGCCGCCCAGATCCTGACACTGCTGTCCATCGCCGCCGTCTTCATGGGGACCGCGCTGACCATCCGCGACCTGATCGGCGAGCGCGCGATCTTCCAGCGCGAGCAGGCGGTGGGGCTGTCCACCTGGGCCTACCTAGGCGCCAAGCTGACGGTGTTCTTCGCGTTCGCGGTGCTGCAGGCCGCCGTCGCCACCGCCATCGTGATCGTGGGCAAGGGTGCTCCCACCCAGAAGGCGCTGGTGCTGGGCAACCCCAGTCTGGAGCTGTTCACCACGGTCGCGGCCACCTGCGTGGCCTCGGCGGTTGTCGGGCTGGTGCTGTCGTCGATCGCCCGGTCGAACGAGCAGATCATGCCGCTGCTGGTGGTGTCGCTGATGCTGCAACTGGTGCTGGCCGGCGGCATGATCCCGGTGACCGACCGGGTCGGACTGGACCAGCTCTCGTGGGCGATACCCGCACGCTGGGGGTACGCGGCATCGGCGGCCACGGTCAATCTGCGCGAACTGGTACCCGGTTCGCTGAGCCCGGAAGACAGCCACTGGACGCACTCACGTCCGGCGTGGCTGTTCGACATGGCGATGCTGGCCGTGCTGTCGGTGGCGTACAGCGGTGTCGTGTGGTGGAGGATCCGGCTCAAGCGACGCTGA
- a CDS encoding FHA domain-containing protein, whose product MPPPAPPALTVRYDGSERTFAAGHDVVVGRDLRADMRITHPLISRAHLLLRFDQGRWLAIDNNSLNGTYANGRRVPVVDINDGQTVNIGNPDGPLLIFEVGRHRGPAGRPPQTESLPVLQPSGPAGPSGPVPPGPPQQSGRQATWVGPLPGRQGAGGPPPPPPGQPVYPSSGAGWAPPGYPSSGPPPHPASSSHIPHPPPTPQAPFRPPGRLPGPPVGAKPPEQSNIATKMFQALLGTGTHEKPAGSVTIGRSTDNDIVIQDVLASRHHAFLTLTPLGAEIRDNNSVNGTFVNGVRVGSAILTEGDLVTIGNVDLTFTGGTLVRRTAVASRTGGLEVNSVTFTVEGGKQLLDHISLTARPGTLTAIIGGSGAGKSTLSRLIAGYTSPTTGNVTFEGHDIHAEYASLRSRVGMVPQDDVVHRQLTVSQALGYAAELRLPPDTSKADRAQVVAQVLEELELTKHAETRVDKLSGGQRKRASVALELLTGPSLLILDEPTSGLDPALDRQVMMMLRQLADAGRVVLVVTHSVSYLDVCDQILLLAPGGKTAFLGTPDQIGAAMGTTNWADIFTKVGADPDEANRRFREGNREPERPSQTSPAADLGEPVHNNGFRQFSTIARRQVRLVVSDRGYTVFLALLPFLIGVLTLTVRGKTGFGMADPLSSAPNQPGQILVMLNVGAVFMGTALTIRDLVGERPIFKREQAVGLSTGAYLAAKIVVFCAFAIMQALIATTIAVVGWGKPLSNAVLLGDVRFELFVTVAATCVASAVLGMALSAIAKSQDQIMPLLVTAIMSQLVFSGGMIWVTNRTGLDQLSWATPARWGYAAASSTIDTHRLTPGPTDPKDQHWNHTPSAWLFDMAMLGVLCIVYSSIVWWKIRLKRR is encoded by the coding sequence ATGCCTCCACCCGCCCCGCCGGCGCTGACCGTTCGATACGACGGGTCGGAACGCACGTTCGCGGCGGGCCACGACGTGGTCGTCGGCCGCGACCTGCGCGCCGACATGCGCATAACTCATCCGCTGATCTCGCGCGCCCACCTGTTGCTGCGCTTCGATCAAGGCCGCTGGCTGGCCATCGACAACAACTCGCTCAACGGCACCTACGCCAACGGTCGTCGCGTGCCGGTGGTCGACATCAACGACGGCCAGACGGTCAACATCGGCAACCCGGATGGGCCGCTGCTCATCTTCGAAGTCGGACGACACCGCGGGCCTGCCGGGCGTCCTCCGCAAACAGAGTCGCTGCCGGTGCTGCAGCCGTCGGGGCCGGCCGGGCCGTCCGGTCCCGTGCCACCCGGCCCGCCGCAGCAGAGCGGACGACAAGCCACCTGGGTGGGACCGCTACCGGGGCGGCAGGGCGCCGGCGGTCCCCCGCCGCCACCGCCGGGCCAGCCGGTGTACCCGAGCAGTGGGGCGGGCTGGGCCCCGCCCGGCTATCCGTCCAGCGGACCGCCACCGCACCCGGCGTCGTCGTCGCACATCCCGCATCCGCCGCCGACTCCGCAGGCACCGTTTCGGCCACCGGGCCGCCTACCGGGCCCGCCGGTCGGTGCGAAGCCGCCCGAGCAGAGCAACATCGCCACCAAGATGTTCCAGGCTCTACTGGGTACGGGCACCCATGAGAAGCCGGCCGGTTCGGTCACCATCGGCCGCTCCACCGACAACGACATCGTCATCCAGGACGTGCTCGCGTCGCGCCACCACGCGTTCCTCACCCTCACGCCGCTGGGTGCGGAGATCCGAGACAACAACAGCGTCAACGGCACCTTCGTCAACGGGGTTCGGGTCGGATCGGCGATCCTCACCGAAGGCGACCTGGTCACCATCGGCAACGTCGACCTGACGTTCACCGGCGGCACGCTGGTGCGCCGGACCGCGGTCGCCTCACGTACCGGCGGCCTGGAAGTGAACTCGGTGACGTTCACCGTCGAGGGTGGCAAGCAACTGCTCGACCACATCTCGCTGACCGCCCGGCCGGGCACGCTGACGGCGATCATCGGCGGCTCCGGCGCCGGCAAGTCCACGCTGTCGCGCCTGATCGCCGGCTACACCAGTCCCACCACCGGCAACGTGACGTTCGAGGGCCACGACATCCACGCCGAATATGCGTCGCTGCGCAGCCGCGTCGGCATGGTTCCGCAGGACGATGTGGTGCACCGCCAACTGACCGTCAGCCAGGCACTCGGCTACGCCGCTGAACTGCGACTGCCCCCCGACACCAGCAAAGCCGACCGCGCCCAGGTGGTGGCCCAGGTCCTTGAGGAACTCGAGCTGACCAAGCACGCCGAAACCAGGGTGGACAAGCTCTCCGGCGGCCAGCGCAAGCGGGCGTCGGTGGCCCTTGAGCTGCTGACCGGGCCGTCGCTGCTGATCCTCGACGAACCGACCTCTGGGCTGGACCCGGCACTGGACCGGCAGGTGATGATGATGCTGCGCCAGCTGGCCGATGCCGGCCGCGTGGTGCTGGTGGTGACCCACTCGGTGTCATACCTGGACGTGTGCGACCAGATCCTGCTGCTGGCGCCCGGCGGCAAGACCGCGTTTCTGGGCACGCCCGATCAGATCGGCGCGGCGATGGGCACCACCAACTGGGCCGACATCTTCACCAAGGTGGGCGCCGACCCCGACGAGGCGAACCGCCGCTTCCGGGAAGGAAACCGGGAACCGGAGCGCCCGTCGCAAACCAGTCCCGCGGCCGACCTCGGCGAACCCGTGCACAACAACGGGTTCCGCCAGTTCTCCACCATCGCCCGGCGCCAGGTTCGGCTGGTGGTCTCCGACCGGGGCTACACGGTGTTCCTGGCGTTGCTGCCGTTCCTGATCGGAGTGCTGACGCTGACGGTCCGCGGTAAGACCGGGTTCGGCATGGCCGATCCGCTCAGCAGCGCACCCAACCAGCCCGGCCAGATCCTGGTGATGCTCAACGTCGGCGCGGTGTTCATGGGGACCGCGCTCACCATTCGCGACCTGGTCGGGGAACGGCCTATCTTCAAGCGGGAGCAGGCCGTCGGCCTGTCCACCGGGGCCTATCTGGCCGCAAAGATCGTGGTGTTCTGCGCGTTCGCGATCATGCAGGCGTTGATCGCGACCACCATCGCCGTGGTCGGCTGGGGCAAGCCGCTCTCGAATGCGGTGTTACTCGGTGATGTACGGTTCGAGCTGTTCGTCACCGTCGCCGCTACCTGCGTCGCGTCCGCGGTCCTGGGTATGGCGTTGTCGGCGATCGCCAAATCGCAGGACCAGATCATGCCGCTGCTGGTCACCGCGATCATGTCTCAGCTGGTGTTCTCCGGCGGCATGATCTGGGTGACCAATCGCACCGGCCTGGACCAGCTGTCGTGGGCCACGCCGGCCCGGTGGGGCTACGCGGCGGCGTCGTCGACCATCGACACCCACCGCCTCACGCCGGGGCCGACCGACCCCAAGGATCAGCACTGGAACCACACCCCGAGCGCGTGGCTGTTCGACATGGCCATGCTGGGAGTGCTGTGCATCGTCTACAGCAGCATCGTCTGGTGGAAGATCCGCCTGAAGCGCCGCTAA